One segment of Pseudoalteromonas rubra DNA contains the following:
- the glyS gene encoding glycine--tRNA ligase subunit beta: MTTENLLVEIGTEELPPKALRKLAESFADNLQVELTGLELAFEDISWYASPRRLGLKVANLQTQQQDKVVEKRGPATKAAFDADGNPTKAAMGWARGCGIEVSEAETLETDKGAWLLHRATVAGQQASALLSDAIAKSLAKLPIPKPMRWGANKTQFIRPVHTVAALLGGEIVQGEVLGKVISNQLQGHRFHHPERVSINHADDAFDTLKGAYVIADYEARKALIREQINAEADKLGAVVAMDEDLLEEVTALVEWPVTLVASFEEEFLSVPAEALIYTMKDDQKYFPLLDKSGQLINKFLFVSNIESKDPSVVISGNEKVVRPRLADAQFFFETDKKKTLESRLESLGTVLFQKQLGTLKDKSERIAALAGFIAEQLGSDKALAERAGLLSKTDLMTEMVMEFTDVQGVMGMHYARIDGEAEEVAVAQNEQYMPRFAGDALPSNPISCAVALADKFDTLVGIFGIGQTPKGDKDPFALRRAAIGALRIMVEKELELDIHALVEKSRALFGDKLTNDNVGEEVFEFMLGRFRAWYQDEGIAVDVIQAVLARRPSQPVDFDRRVKAVSHFRTLEQAEALAAANKRVNNILAKNNVTSDAEVNTALLSEAAEQQLAQEVAALTAELAPVYAQGDYQQALTRLASLREAVDNFFDNVMVMADDEAVKQNRLALLSQLSRLFLNTADISVLQN; this comes from the coding sequence ATGACCACAGAAAATCTACTTGTTGAAATTGGTACTGAAGAGTTACCACCAAAAGCCTTACGCAAGCTGGCAGAATCCTTTGCTGACAATCTGCAGGTTGAGCTGACCGGCCTTGAGCTGGCATTTGAAGATATTAGCTGGTACGCATCACCACGTCGTCTGGGTTTAAAAGTCGCAAACTTACAAACCCAGCAACAGGACAAAGTGGTTGAGAAGCGTGGTCCGGCAACTAAAGCCGCCTTCGATGCAGACGGTAATCCGACTAAAGCGGCAATGGGCTGGGCACGTGGCTGTGGTATCGAAGTCTCTGAAGCTGAGACACTGGAAACAGACAAGGGGGCCTGGTTGTTGCACCGTGCCACTGTCGCAGGTCAACAGGCCAGCGCGCTGTTATCCGATGCCATTGCCAAGTCACTGGCCAAGTTGCCGATCCCAAAACCAATGCGTTGGGGTGCCAACAAAACACAATTTATCCGCCCGGTTCACACGGTCGCTGCCTTGCTAGGTGGGGAAATTGTACAGGGTGAAGTCCTGGGTAAAGTGATTTCAAACCAGCTACAAGGCCACCGTTTCCACCACCCGGAACGTGTGAGCATCAATCATGCCGATGACGCGTTTGATACGCTGAAAGGGGCCTATGTCATCGCTGACTATGAAGCACGTAAAGCGCTCATTCGTGAACAGATCAATGCTGAAGCGGACAAGCTGGGTGCGGTTGTTGCGATGGATGAAGATCTGCTGGAAGAAGTGACAGCCCTGGTAGAGTGGCCGGTTACTTTGGTGGCCTCATTCGAGGAAGAGTTCCTGTCGGTCCCTGCTGAAGCGCTGATCTACACCATGAAAGACGACCAGAAGTACTTCCCGCTACTGGATAAGTCAGGTCAGCTGATCAACAAATTCCTGTTTGTATCAAACATTGAAAGTAAAGATCCAAGTGTGGTCATCTCTGGTAATGAGAAAGTGGTTCGCCCACGCCTGGCGGATGCACAGTTCTTCTTTGAAACCGATAAGAAGAAAACGCTGGAAAGCCGTCTGGAATCATTAGGTACTGTGTTGTTCCAGAAACAGCTAGGCACATTGAAAGACAAGTCAGAGCGCATTGCCGCGTTGGCTGGCTTCATTGCTGAGCAATTGGGCTCAGATAAAGCATTAGCAGAACGTGCCGGCCTATTGAGTAAAACGGATCTGATGACTGAAATGGTCATGGAATTTACCGATGTACAGGGTGTAATGGGTATGCATTACGCACGTATTGACGGTGAGGCCGAAGAGGTGGCGGTGGCGCAGAATGAGCAGTATATGCCGCGCTTTGCTGGCGATGCTTTGCCTTCAAACCCAATCAGCTGCGCAGTCGCACTGGCTGATAAGTTTGATACCCTGGTGGGGATCTTTGGTATTGGTCAGACGCCAAAAGGTGATAAAGATCCATTTGCCCTACGTCGTGCTGCCATTGGTGCACTACGCATCATGGTTGAGAAAGAGCTGGAGCTGGACATTCATGCGCTGGTCGAAAAGTCTCGGGCTTTGTTCGGTGACAAGCTGACCAACGACAATGTTGGCGAAGAGGTCTTTGAGTTCATGCTGGGTCGCTTCCGTGCCTGGTATCAGGATGAAGGTATTGCGGTAGATGTGATCCAGGCGGTACTGGCGCGTCGTCCTTCTCAGCCGGTTGATTTTGATCGTCGTGTTAAAGCGGTGAGCCACTTCAGAACACTGGAACAGGCAGAAGCGCTGGCTGCGGCCAACAAGCGCGTTAACAACATTTTGGCGAAGAATAATGTCACCAGCGACGCTGAGGTGAATACAGCCTTGTTGTCTGAAGCTGCGGAGCAACAGTTGGCTCAGGAAGTCGCAGCACTGACCGCCGAGCTGGCACCGGTTTATGCGCAAGGGGATTACCAACAAGCGTTGACTCGACTAGCGAGTCTGCGCGAAGCCGTAGATAACTTCTTTGATAATGTCATGGTGATGGCTGACGACGAAGCAGTTAAGCAAAACCGTCTGGCGTTACTCAGCCAGCTTAGCCGTTTGTTCCTCAATACGGCGGATATCTCTGTCTTACAAAACTAA
- the fadA gene encoding acetyl-CoA C-acyltransferase FadA, whose product MEQAVIVDCIRTPMGRSKAGVFKHKRAEDLSAHLMKGLLDRNPAVAPDSIDDIYWGCVQQTLEQGFNVGRNAALLAGIPHTVPAVTVNRLCGSSMQALHDAARAIMTGAGDTYLIGGVEHMGHVPMTHGNDFHPGLSTSVAQAAGVMGLTAEYLATLHGINREQQDAFAVRSHQRAHAATVEGRFAREILPMEGHDADGAPVLVEHDEVIRPETTMEGLSQLRPVFNPASGTVTAGTSSALSDGASAMLVMSESKARELGLPIRARIKSMAVAGCDPSIMGYGPVPASQKALKQAGLSIEDIDVAELNEAFAAQSLPVLKDLGLLDVADEKVNLNGGAIALGHPLGCSGSRISTSLIHIMEDKDAKYGLATMCIGLGQGIATVFERVDD is encoded by the coding sequence ATGGAACAGGCTGTAATCGTAGATTGTATTCGTACGCCAATGGGCCGCTCCAAAGCTGGCGTGTTCAAACACAAACGTGCTGAAGATCTGAGTGCCCACTTGATGAAAGGGCTACTAGATCGCAACCCGGCTGTGGCACCGGATTCTATCGATGACATTTATTGGGGGTGTGTACAACAAACCCTGGAGCAAGGCTTCAACGTGGGCCGTAATGCCGCCCTGCTGGCTGGTATTCCACATACCGTACCTGCGGTCACGGTAAACCGCTTGTGTGGTTCTTCCATGCAGGCACTGCATGATGCTGCACGTGCGATTATGACTGGCGCTGGCGATACTTACCTGATCGGTGGTGTGGAGCACATGGGTCATGTCCCGATGACGCACGGTAATGACTTTCACCCGGGTTTGTCGACTTCGGTTGCACAAGCCGCAGGCGTCATGGGTCTGACTGCGGAATACCTGGCTACCCTGCACGGCATTAACCGTGAGCAACAAGATGCCTTTGCGGTGCGCTCTCATCAACGCGCTCACGCAGCCACGGTCGAAGGCCGTTTCGCTCGTGAAATTTTGCCGATGGAAGGTCACGATGCCGATGGCGCGCCTGTCCTGGTTGAACACGACGAAGTTATCCGTCCGGAAACCACCATGGAAGGCCTGAGCCAGTTACGCCCGGTATTCAACCCGGCTTCAGGCACAGTCACAGCAGGTACGTCATCTGCTCTGTCGGATGGTGCTTCTGCCATGCTGGTTATGAGTGAGTCAAAAGCCAGAGAACTGGGCCTGCCGATCCGCGCACGTATCAAGTCAATGGCGGTTGCAGGCTGCGATCCATCCATCATGGGTTACGGTCCGGTTCCTGCCAGCCAGAAAGCGCTGAAACAAGCAGGTCTGAGCATTGAAGATATCGATGTGGCAGAGCTGAACGAAGCGTTTGCTGCACAGTCATTACCGGTTCTGAAGGACCTTGGCTTACTGGATGTTGCCGATGAGAAAGTCAACCTCAATGGCGGAGCGATTGCGCTGGGCCACCCTCTGGGCTGTTCAGGCTCACGGATCAGCACATCCTTAATCCATATTATGGAAGACAAAGATGCAAAGTATGGCCTTGCGACTATGTGTATCGGTCTTGGCCAGGGTATCGCCACCGTGTTTGAACGCGTTGACGACTAA
- the tusA gene encoding sulfurtransferase TusA: MNFDNTDHTLDAIGLRCPEPVMMIRGKVRKMREGETLLILADDPSTTRDIPSFCEFMDHTLVAKEVDDLPYRYLVKKGK; this comes from the coding sequence ATGAACTTTGACAACACTGACCATACTCTTGATGCGATTGGCTTACGTTGTCCCGAACCCGTAATGATGATCCGCGGCAAAGTGAGGAAGATGCGCGAGGGTGAAACTTTGTTGATCCTGGCCGATGACCCATCTACTACCCGGGACATACCCAGTTTTTGTGAGTTTATGGATCACACTTTGGTAGCAAAAGAAGTGGATGACCTCCCTTACCGCTACCTGGTAAAGAAAGGAAAATGA
- the glyQ gene encoding glycine--tRNA ligase subunit alpha, whose product MQKYDIKTFQGLILALQDYWAQQGCVIAQPLDMEVGAGTFHPLTFLKSIGPEPMSSAYAQPCRRPTDGRYGENPNRLQHYYQFQVVLKPSPENIQELYLGSLEALGIDTLTHEVRFVEDNWESPTLGAWGLGWEVWLNGMEVTQFTYFQQVGGLECAPVTGEITYGLERLAMYIQGVDSIYDLVWTDGPMGRVTYGDVFHQNEVEQSTYNFEHADVDALFKQFDQCELESQKLIEAGLPLPAYEQVMKASHAFNLLDARHAISVTERQRYILRVRALSKACAQAYYEAREALGFPLCKD is encoded by the coding sequence ATGCAAAAATACGATATCAAAACCTTCCAAGGGTTGATCCTGGCTTTACAGGACTATTGGGCACAGCAAGGCTGTGTTATTGCGCAACCACTGGATATGGAAGTGGGTGCGGGCACGTTTCATCCGCTGACCTTTCTTAAATCGATTGGCCCAGAGCCAATGTCGAGCGCGTATGCACAACCTTGTCGTCGTCCGACTGACGGCCGATACGGCGAAAATCCAAACCGCCTGCAACACTATTATCAATTTCAGGTCGTATTGAAGCCATCACCTGAAAATATTCAGGAGCTATATCTGGGCTCACTGGAAGCGCTTGGTATCGATACCCTGACTCATGAAGTGCGTTTCGTAGAAGATAACTGGGAATCACCGACGTTGGGTGCCTGGGGTCTTGGCTGGGAAGTCTGGTTGAATGGTATGGAAGTGACTCAGTTTACTTACTTCCAGCAGGTGGGTGGCCTTGAGTGCGCGCCGGTTACTGGCGAAATCACTTATGGTTTGGAACGTCTGGCAATGTATATACAAGGTGTGGACAGCATCTATGACCTGGTCTGGACCGATGGGCCTATGGGTCGTGTGACTTATGGCGATGTGTTCCATCAGAACGAAGTTGAACAGTCGACTTACAATTTTGAGCATGCGGATGTTGACGCATTGTTCAAGCAGTTTGATCAGTGTGAGCTGGAAAGCCAGAAGCTGATTGAAGCGGGGCTGCCTTTACCAGCCTATGAGCAGGTAATGAAGGCATCGCATGCATTCAATCTGTTGGATGCCCGTCATGCGATTTCTGTGACAGAACGCCAGCGTTATATTCTACGCGTACGTGCGCTGTCTAAGGCCTGTGCTCAGGCTTATTATGAGGCCCGCGAGGCACTCGGATTCCCGCTTTGTAAGGATTAA